The Pseudodesulfovibrio hydrargyri genome segment CGTATGCTGCTCGTGGACCTTCGTTCGCACACATTCGAGACCGTTTCGCTCTGATTTGGTGCCAAGCTCTGCCCTATTATGTTTTCATTGACGTAATTCGAAAAATTCGTCTATTTTCTTCACTTGGTAGAATATCCATCGCATCTGTTTCTTTAGACAAGTGAACTCTGAGGTACCCCATGGAGCGAAACCCCGAAACCATACTGAGGCTGCGCGTCTGGCTTGAACAAGAGGATCAAACCTACATCGGCATCGGCAGCACCCTGCTGCTGCAACAGGTGGAGAAACTGGGGTCCCTGCGCAAGGCGTCGGAAGCCTTGGGCATGTCCTACAGGCGGGCATGGGGAAAACTGAAGAACGCCGAGGAGCGCATCGGCAGGCCCCTGGTGGAGAAGACCAAGGGCAAGGGCCAGCGCTTCAACCTCTCGCCCTACGGCAAGGAGGTCATGGAGAGATTCCTGCACTTCTACCTGGACGTGGAGGAATACGCCACCAAACGCGCCTCGGAGCTGCTGGAAATGGACGTCAAGAAATCCGGCGAATTCTACCGGGACGACATGGAATAGGCCCTCATCCTGTTTGAGGTCTGCGGATACAACTGTTCATCACTGGAGGTAAAAATGAAACGTTTGCTTATCGCCGCCCTGTCCTGCCTTATCGCCATGGTCATGGCCCTGCCCGCGCTGGCCGGTCCGACCCTGATGATGGCCACCACCACCAGCACCGCCAACACGGGCCTGCTGGACGAATTGATCGTGCCCAAATTCATGAAGGACACCGGCATCGAGATCAAATACGTGGCCGTGGGCACCGGCAAGGCCCTCAAAATGGCCGAGAACTGCGACGTGGATGTGGTCCTGGTCCATGCCCCGGCAGCCGAAAAGGCTTACGTGGACAAAGGCGTGCTCATTGACCGCAAGGAACTCATGTACAACGACTTCGTCATCATCGGCCCGGCCTCCGACCCGGCGGGCGTCAAGGGCATGGACGTGGCCCAGGCCCTGAAGACCATCGCCGAGAAGCAGGCCGTGTTCGCCAGCCGTGGCGACAACTCCGGCACGCACAAGAAGGAGCTCTCCCTGTGGAAGGCCGCCGGCATGGCCGTGCCCGAGAAGGACGCCTGGTACATCCAGACCGGCCAGGGCATGCTCCCGACCATCAACATCGCCAACGAAAAGAACGGCTACACCATGACCGACCGCGGCACCTACATCAAGTACGCGGACACCAAGGGCGGCAACCCGCCGTTGGTGGTCCTGGTAGAGGGCGACAAGGTCCTGTTCAACCAGTACAGCGCCCTGGCCGTGAACACCGCCAAGTGCAAGGACGCCCAGTACGACCTGGCCACCAAGTTCATCAACTGGATGGCCTCCCCGGACACCCAGAAGGCCATCGGCGACTTCAAGCTGCTCGGCAAGAAGCTGTTCATCCCCAACGCCCAATAAGACCGCACGGTTGACTCGACGGGGGAGGGAGGCGGCAACTCCCTCCCCCGTTTTCGCGAGATGACACATGGATTATCTGCTTGAAGGCTTTAGCCAGGGTTTCATGCTCCTCTTCTCGGGCGACCCCGAGGCCTATTCGGCCATCTGGGCCACGGTCTACGCCTCGACCCTGTCCATGATCTGCAGCATGGCCATCGGCGTTCCCCTGGGCTTTCTGCTCGGCTACAAGAAATTTCCCGGAAAGAAGGTCGTCCGCACCATAGTGGACACCCTGCTTTCCTTCCCCACCGTGGTCATCGGGCTGGTGGTCTACGCCTTTTTGACCCGCAACGGCCCGCTTGGCGGCACCGGCCTGCTCTTCACCATCCCGGGCATGGCCATCGGCCAGACCCTGCTCGGCCTGCCGATCATCGTGGCCATGACCGCCAACGCCGTGGAGGGTCTGGACAAACGGCTGCCCATGACCCTGATAACGCTGGGCGCCAACCCCGGCCAGATGATGTGGGCCACGGTCCTCGAGGCCCGCTACTCCATCATGCTCGCGGCCATGGCCGCCTATGGGCGCATCGTCTCCGAGGTGGGCATCTCCATGATGGTCGGCGGCAACATCAAATGGCACACCCGGACCATCACCACGGCCATCGCGCTGGAAACCGGCAAGGGCGAATTCGCCGTGGGCATCGCGCTCGGCATGGTCCTCCTGACGGTGGCCCTGCTGGTCAACATCGGGGCCGCGGGCCTGAAGAAGCGGGCCGTACAATGAGCACGCCGCTGATCGCCCTCGACAACATCCGGCAGCGCTACTCGGACCGGACCGTCCTCGACATCGAGCACCTGGAGTTCGCGGAGGGGACCATCACCGGCCTGGCCGGACCCAACGGCTCGGGCAAGTCCACCCTGCTGCGCCTGCTCGCCTTCCTGGAGCCCCCGGCAAAGGGGACCGTCAGCTTTCTCGGCCGTCCCGCCTCGGCCAAATCGGCCGTGAACCGGCAGGTCACCCTGCTGGTCCAGGAGCCCTACCTGCTCAAACGCACGGTCTTCGCCAACGTGGCCTACGGCCTGCGCATCCGCAGCAAGAACGACATCCCGGCCAAGGTCTTCCGCGCCCTGGAGGTCGTCGGCCTCGATCCCGCCGTCTTCGCCAAGCGGCAATGGTACGAGCTGTCCGGCGGCGAGGTCCAGCGCGTGGCCCTGGCGGCCCGGCTGGTGCTCAAGCCCAAGCTTTTGCTCATGGACGAGCCCACAGCCAGCCTGGACGCCAAGAGCGCCGAGCTGATCCATCAGGCCGCCCTGTCCGCCCGCGACGAATACGGCGCGGCCCTGGTCATCGCCAGCCACGACATGGGCTGGCTCGAAGCGGTCACGGACCACATCCATTACCTCGAAAACGGCCGCCTGGTGCGGACCGTCTAACCGTTCGGAGGACCCCATGAAGGCTGTCTCCATCATCGGACCGAAAGATTCCGGCAAAACCACCCTGGGCGTGGAGCTCGCCCGCCATTTCAAGGAACGGGGACTGACCGTGTCCGCGGCCAAGTTCAGCCACCACGGCTTCGACTGGAGCGACGCCGACACCACGGACTACGCCGCCGTGTGCGACACCGTGGCCGGGCTGGCCCCCAAGGAGACCTTCATCCACTGGACCGCCCACAAATTTCTGCCGGACCTGCTGCCGCTGCTGACCAACGACGTGCTCATCGTCGAGGGCGGCAAGGAACTCGGCTTCTTGCCCCGCATCCTCTGTCTGCGAGGCGACCTGTCCGACGGCATCGACTGGCTCCACCCGGAACTGGCCATCGCCAGCGTGGGCGAGACGTCCGTGGACGGCGTGCCGGTCGTCAACGACCTTCCGTCTCTGGCCGATCTGGTCCTCGAAAAGGGCTTCTTCCTGCCGGGCATGGACTGTGAGACCTGCGGCCGCCCGGACTGCCGCACCCTGGCCTCGGAGATCGTGGCCGGAAAGACCACTCCCCGGGCCTGCCTGGCCATGCACAACTCCATCCAGGTGGACATCGACGGCGCGGCGGTCGGCATGAAACCGTTCGTCGAGGACATCATCTCCGCCTCCATCCGCGAGATGATCCGCACCCTCAAGGGGTACGCACCGGGCAAGGCGACCATCAGGCTGGACGTCTAGCCCATGCGCATCGTCCTCTTCGAGCCGGAGATTCCGCCCAACACCGGCAACATCGCCCGGCTGTGCGCGGCCACCAGGACCCCGCTGCATCTCATCGAGCCGCTCGGGTTTACCATCGACGACAAGCACCTCAAGCGCGCCGGACTGGACTACTGGCCGCATGTGAACGTGACCGTGCACCCGAACTTCGGCCAGTTCCTGGAAACCGTGGCCCCGCCGCGCCTGGTCATGGCCACCACCAAGGGGAGCGCGTCCCACCACCGCTTCGCGTTTATGCCCGACGACGCCATCGTGCTGGGCCCGGAGACGCGCGGCCTGCCCATGGAGCTCATGGAGGGGCACCCCAAGGTGCGCATCCCCATCTGGGGCGAGGTGCGCAGCCTGAACCTGTCCACGGCCACGGGCATCCTGCTCTACGAGGCCCTGCGCCAGACAGACGGCATCGTGGACGACGTCCCGGCTTGAGTTTTCGCCGCCCCGGCGGTAGGATTCGACGGCCCAACAAATTCCGAACCCTTTCACCAGAGAACGCGTACATTCCATGAAACTTCTCGTCACCGGCGGCTGCGGCTTCATCGGCACCAACTTCATCCGGCTCATGCTCGCCTCGCATCCGGACTGGTCCATCCTCAACCTGGACAAGCTGACCTATGCGGGCAACCGGCTGAACCTCCTGGACCTGGAGGAGAACGAGCCGCGCTACGAATTCGTCCGGGGCGACATCTGCAACCGGGAGTTGGTCATGGACCTGCTGGGCGGCAAAAGGATCGACGCGGTGGTCAACTTCGCGGCCGAGTCCCACGTGGACCGGTCCATCAACGACCCGTCGCCGTTCGTGGCCACCAACGTGGCCGGTGCCCAGAACCTCATGGAGTGCGCCCGTCAGTGCGGCACGGGACGGTTCGTCCACGTATCCACGGACGAGGTCTACGGCACCCTCGGACCGTCCGGCAAATTCACCGAGACCACGCCGCTGGCCCCCAACAGCCCGTACTCGGCCAGCAAGGCGGGCGCGGACCTCATGGCCCGGGCCTATTTCGAGACCTACCGCTTCCCGGTGCTGATCACCCGCTGCTCCAACAACTACGGGCCGTATCAGTTCCCGGAAAAGCTCATTCCGCTCATGTACCTGAACGCCAAGGCGGACAAGGGGCTTCCGGTCTACGGCGACGGGCTCAACGTGCGCGACTGGATCTACGTGGACGACCACTGCCGGGGCGTGGAACTGACCCTGACCAAGGGACGCGAGGGCCAAGCGT includes the following:
- a CDS encoding winged helix-turn-helix domain-containing protein — encoded protein: MERNPETILRLRVWLEQEDQTYIGIGSTLLLQQVEKLGSLRKASEALGMSYRRAWGKLKNAEERIGRPLVEKTKGKGQRFNLSPYGKEVMERFLHFYLDVEEYATKRASELLEMDVKKSGEFYRDDME
- a CDS encoding extracellular solute-binding protein, which gives rise to MKRLLIAALSCLIAMVMALPALAGPTLMMATTTSTANTGLLDELIVPKFMKDTGIEIKYVAVGTGKALKMAENCDVDVVLVHAPAAEKAYVDKGVLIDRKELMYNDFVIIGPASDPAGVKGMDVAQALKTIAEKQAVFASRGDNSGTHKKELSLWKAAGMAVPEKDAWYIQTGQGMLPTINIANEKNGYTMTDRGTYIKYADTKGGNPPLVVLVEGDKVLFNQYSALAVNTAKCKDAQYDLATKFINWMASPDTQKAIGDFKLLGKKLFIPNAQ
- a CDS encoding ABC transporter permease; this encodes MDYLLEGFSQGFMLLFSGDPEAYSAIWATVYASTLSMICSMAIGVPLGFLLGYKKFPGKKVVRTIVDTLLSFPTVVIGLVVYAFLTRNGPLGGTGLLFTIPGMAIGQTLLGLPIIVAMTANAVEGLDKRLPMTLITLGANPGQMMWATVLEARYSIMLAAMAAYGRIVSEVGISMMVGGNIKWHTRTITTAIALETGKGEFAVGIALGMVLLTVALLVNIGAAGLKKRAVQ
- a CDS encoding energy-coupling factor ABC transporter ATP-binding protein → MSTPLIALDNIRQRYSDRTVLDIEHLEFAEGTITGLAGPNGSGKSTLLRLLAFLEPPAKGTVSFLGRPASAKSAVNRQVTLLVQEPYLLKRTVFANVAYGLRIRSKNDIPAKVFRALEVVGLDPAVFAKRQWYELSGGEVQRVALAARLVLKPKLLLMDEPTASLDAKSAELIHQAALSARDEYGAALVIASHDMGWLEAVTDHIHYLENGRLVRTV
- a CDS encoding molybdopterin-guanine dinucleotide biosynthesis protein MobB; amino-acid sequence: MKAVSIIGPKDSGKTTLGVELARHFKERGLTVSAAKFSHHGFDWSDADTTDYAAVCDTVAGLAPKETFIHWTAHKFLPDLLPLLTNDVLIVEGGKELGFLPRILCLRGDLSDGIDWLHPELAIASVGETSVDGVPVVNDLPSLADLVLEKGFFLPGMDCETCGRPDCRTLASEIVAGKTTPRACLAMHNSIQVDIDGAAVGMKPFVEDIISASIREMIRTLKGYAPGKATIRLDV
- a CDS encoding tRNA (cytidine(34)-2'-O)-methyltransferase; this encodes MRIVLFEPEIPPNTGNIARLCAATRTPLHLIEPLGFTIDDKHLKRAGLDYWPHVNVTVHPNFGQFLETVAPPRLVMATTKGSASHHRFAFMPDDAIVLGPETRGLPMELMEGHPKVRIPIWGEVRSLNLSTATGILLYEALRQTDGIVDDVPA
- the rfbB gene encoding dTDP-glucose 4,6-dehydratase — its product is MKLLVTGGCGFIGTNFIRLMLASHPDWSILNLDKLTYAGNRLNLLDLEENEPRYEFVRGDICNRELVMDLLGGKRIDAVVNFAAESHVDRSINDPSPFVATNVAGAQNLMECARQCGTGRFVHVSTDEVYGTLGPSGKFTETTPLAPNSPYSASKAGADLMARAYFETYRFPVLITRCSNNYGPYQFPEKLIPLMYLNAKADKGLPVYGDGLNVRDWIYVDDHCRGVELTLTKGREGQAYNFGGNAEETNISVVRTLLSIVGKPESLITHVTDRPGHDKRYAMDFSLAAEELGFAPTLPFDQGLAQTIAWYEANTTWLEQVQSGEYRTFMDSWYGERA